In one window of Duganella dendranthematis DNA:
- a CDS encoding GGDEF domain-containing protein, whose protein sequence is MLAEEKVHTLINAHSQADNFRLAALHRYHILDTPACEDFSFLTELATKVCEVPYAFISLVDADRVWIKSCAGMHMGELPRGESYCSLAVLGDAATEIPDLRLDPRTTTMRLTVSAPFMRMYSSVALTSSDGFAIGTLCVLDTKPGGLSADKRAMLVKLARQVMALIELRANEKTLSATVRELELLATTDDLTGLHNRRSLLHRLKFETARAKRFRAPLSAVMIDLDHFKKVNDDHGHAVGDQVLTALGRLLRDNVRVIDIPGRYGGEELCVILPNTPLDGACKFAEALRAKIEAQVHYAGTRPLHITASLGVGSFDHMEIDDADGLLRQADTALYRAKHGGRNRVECGTT, encoded by the coding sequence ATGCTGGCCGAAGAAAAAGTACACACGCTGATCAACGCCCACTCGCAGGCCGACAACTTCCGCCTGGCCGCGCTGCACCGGTATCACATCCTCGACACTCCCGCCTGCGAAGACTTCAGCTTCCTCACCGAGCTGGCGACCAAGGTCTGCGAGGTGCCTTATGCTTTCATTTCGCTGGTGGACGCCGACCGCGTGTGGATCAAGTCCTGCGCCGGCATGCACATGGGCGAACTGCCGCGCGGCGAGAGCTACTGTTCGTTGGCGGTGCTGGGCGACGCCGCCACTGAAATCCCCGACCTGCGGCTGGACCCGCGCACCACCACCATGCGGCTGACGGTCAGCGCGCCGTTCATGCGCATGTACAGCAGCGTGGCGCTGACGTCGTCCGACGGTTTCGCCATCGGCACCTTGTGCGTGCTCGATACCAAGCCGGGTGGCCTGAGCGCCGACAAGCGCGCCATGCTGGTCAAGCTGGCGCGCCAGGTGATGGCGCTGATCGAATTGCGCGCCAACGAAAAAACGCTGTCGGCGACGGTGCGCGAGCTGGAACTGCTGGCCACCACCGACGATCTGACCGGCCTGCACAACCGCCGTTCGCTGCTGCACCGCCTGAAGTTTGAAACCGCGCGCGCCAAGCGTTTCCGCGCGCCGCTGTCGGCGGTGATGATCGATCTCGATCACTTCAAGAAGGTCAACGACGACCATGGCCACGCCGTGGGCGACCAGGTGTTGACCGCGCTGGGCCGGCTGCTGCGCGACAACGTGCGGGTGATCGACATCCCCGGCCGCTACGGCGGCGAGGAGCTGTGCGTGATCCTGCCGAATACGCCGCTGGACGGCGCCTGCAAGTTCGCCGAAGCGCTGCGCGCCAAGATCGAGGCGCAGGTGCACTACGCCGGCACGCGGCCGCTGCACATCACGGCCAGCCTGGGCGTGGGCTCGTTCGATCACATGGAAATCGATGATGCGGACGGCCTGCTGCGGCAGGCCGACACCGCGCTGTATCGCGCCAAGCACGGCGGCCGCAATCGCGTGGAGTGCGGCACTACATAA
- a CDS encoding DsbA family oxidoreductase, translating to MATPIKIDFVSDVSCPWCAIGLNSLNQALDAIGDDADVQIHFQPFELNAAMPPEGQDITEHLTEKYGSTPEQQQQAREMIRSRGADVGFDFAMDKRARIYNTFDAHRLLHWAGLEGKQKALKEALFKAYFTQGLDPSAHEVLIYVAGEVGLDKEAARKVLHSNEYAAEVREAEEFFHRHGINSVPAVIINERHLISGGQPAAVFEKALREIMAKSA from the coding sequence ATGGCAACGCCAATAAAAATTGATTTCGTCTCGGACGTCTCGTGCCCATGGTGCGCGATCGGCCTGAACTCACTGAACCAGGCGCTGGACGCCATCGGCGACGACGCCGACGTGCAGATCCACTTCCAGCCGTTCGAGCTGAACGCGGCGATGCCGCCGGAAGGCCAGGACATCACCGAGCACCTGACCGAGAAATACGGATCGACGCCGGAGCAGCAGCAGCAGGCGCGCGAGATGATCCGTTCGCGCGGCGCCGATGTCGGCTTTGATTTCGCCATGGACAAGCGTGCCCGCATCTACAACACCTTCGACGCCCACCGCCTGCTGCACTGGGCCGGGCTGGAAGGCAAACAGAAGGCGCTGAAGGAAGCGCTGTTCAAGGCCTACTTCACGCAGGGCCTGGACCCGAGCGCACACGAGGTGCTGATCTACGTGGCCGGCGAAGTGGGGCTGGACAAGGAAGCGGCGCGCAAGGTGCTGCATTCGAACGAGTACGCAGCCGAGGTGCGCGAAGCGGAGGAATTCTTTCACCGTCACGGCATCAACTCGGTGCCGGCCGTGATCATCAACGAGCGCCACCTGATCTCCGGCGGCCAGCCGGCGGCGGTGTTTGAAAAAGCGCTGCGCGAGATTATGGCCAAATCGGCATAA
- the plsY gene encoding glycerol-3-phosphate 1-O-acyltransferase PlsY — protein sequence MNTVWMTVAAYLIGSISFAVVSSKLFGLADPRTYGSKNPGATNVLRSGNKAAAIVTLLGDAVKGWLAVWLALHFQERLNVGDATIALVAIAVFLGHLWPVFFRFVGGKGVATAAGVLLGLNVWLGVATLVTWAVVAFAFRYSSLAALVAAIFAPFYYGLLFGVEPQLAAVFIMSVLLVFRHSKNISNLIAGKESRIGSKSKGKHGNANKN from the coding sequence ATGAATACAGTTTGGATGACCGTGGCCGCCTACCTGATCGGCTCGATCTCATTTGCCGTCGTCAGCAGCAAGTTGTTCGGCCTGGCCGACCCGCGCACCTACGGCTCGAAAAATCCCGGCGCCACCAACGTGTTGCGCAGCGGCAATAAGGCAGCCGCCATCGTGACCTTGCTCGGCGACGCTGTCAAAGGCTGGCTGGCGGTGTGGCTGGCGCTGCATTTCCAGGAACGCCTGAATGTCGGCGACGCCACCATCGCGCTGGTGGCGATTGCCGTGTTCCTCGGCCATCTGTGGCCGGTGTTCTTCCGCTTTGTCGGCGGCAAGGGCGTGGCGACGGCGGCCGGTGTGCTGCTGGGCTTGAATGTCTGGCTGGGCGTCGCCACCTTGGTGACGTGGGCCGTGGTGGCGTTCGCCTTCCGCTATTCGTCGCTGGCGGCGCTGGTGGCAGCGATCTTCGCGCCGTTCTATTATGGTTTATTGTTTGGCGTGGAGCCGCAGCTGGCCGCCGTGTTCATCATGAGCGTGCTGTTGGTATTCCGTCATAGCAAAAATATCTCGAATCTGATCGCGGGTAAAGAAAGCCGCATCGGCAGCAAATCGAAAGGCAAACATGGCAACGCCAATAAAAATTGA
- the ybaK gene encoding Cys-tRNA(Pro) deacylase — protein sequence MAKKEHISETPATQLLRKHKVAFSEHPYNYEEHGGTGVSSRELGVDEHHVVKTLVMQDEAAKPLIVLMHGDCKVSTKNLARNIGCKSVEPCKPEVASRHSGYMIGGTSPFGTKKSMPVYVEDSILALETIYINGGRRGYLVGIAPQVLTELLNAKPVHCALAE from the coding sequence ATGGCTAAAAAAGAGCATATCTCCGAAACCCCTGCCACTCAACTACTGCGCAAGCACAAGGTGGCGTTCTCCGAGCACCCGTACAACTACGAGGAGCACGGCGGCACCGGTGTGTCCTCGCGCGAACTGGGCGTCGACGAACATCACGTGGTCAAGACCCTGGTGATGCAAGACGAGGCCGCTAAACCTTTAATTGTGCTGATGCACGGCGATTGCAAGGTCTCCACCAAGAACCTGGCCCGCAACATCGGCTGCAAATCCGTCGAACCATGCAAGCCGGAGGTGGCGTCGCGCCACAGCGGCTACATGATCGGCGGCACCTCGCCGTTCGGCACCAAGAAAAGCATGCCGGTGTATGTAGAGGATAGCATTCTTGCGCTGGAAACGATTTATATCAATGGAGGGCGGCGCGGTTACCTGGTCGGCATTGCGCCGCAGGTGCTGACCGAACTGCTCAATGCCAAGCCGGTGCATTGCGCACTGGCCGAGTAA
- a CDS encoding endonuclease/exonuclease/phosphatase family protein gives MQQEIRFATFNVCNLSQPGAKLYDNLAPLTEAEYEAKVAWTAQQLDQLDADVIGLQEIFSLDALRDVLAHSRRYREATLTGFAPPPDPATGLPRMTPELALISRLPLAAPAQAYIMFPAGISLPDGHRDADRFARAPLHAQVVLPDERIVDVIVVHLKSKRPDYSSGDTGDDPMLHAQANLRSLIRRGTEAVALRSLLSAMDKQQQDRRRPRVVLGDFNDTVDAVTTHIVMGAGAACEPGEELHGQLFDSRQIQSGRERRRDSGYTIAHDGRHATIDHVLVSEEFNPASRHAIGEVAEVTYLNEHLALATPAASDHGQVLVSLRLY, from the coding sequence ATGCAGCAGGAAATTCGCTTTGCTACTTTCAATGTTTGCAATCTTTCCCAGCCTGGGGCGAAATTGTACGACAATCTGGCGCCCCTGACCGAGGCCGAGTATGAAGCGAAAGTCGCCTGGACGGCGCAACAGCTAGACCAGCTCGACGCCGACGTCATCGGCTTGCAGGAAATTTTCTCGCTCGACGCGCTGCGCGACGTGCTGGCCCACAGCCGACGCTACCGCGAAGCCACGCTGACCGGCTTTGCGCCGCCGCCCGATCCGGCCACCGGCCTGCCGCGCATGACGCCGGAACTGGCGCTGATTTCGCGCCTGCCTCTGGCGGCGCCGGCCCAGGCCTACATTATGTTCCCGGCCGGCATATCACTGCCCGACGGCCACCGCGACGCCGACCGCTTCGCCCGCGCGCCGCTGCACGCGCAGGTGGTGCTGCCGGATGAACGGATTGTCGACGTCATCGTGGTCCACCTCAAGTCCAAGCGGCCCGACTACAGCAGCGGCGACACCGGCGACGACCCGATGCTGCACGCGCAGGCCAACCTGCGCTCGCTGATCCGGCGCGGCACCGAAGCGGTGGCGCTACGCTCGCTGCTGAGCGCAATGGACAAGCAGCAGCAGGATCGGCGCCGGCCGCGCGTGGTGCTCGGCGATTTCAACGACACCGTGGACGCAGTGACCACTCACATCGTCATGGGCGCTGGCGCCGCCTGCGAGCCGGGCGAGGAGTTGCACGGCCAGCTGTTCGACAGCCGCCAGATCCAGTCCGGCCGCGAACGCCGGCGCGACAGCGGCTACACCATCGCTCACGACGGCCGCCACGCCACCATCGACCATGTGCTGGTGTCGGAGGAATTCAATCCAGCCTCGCGCCACGCGATCGGCGAAGTGGCCGAAGTGACCTACCTCAACGAGCACCTGGCGCTGGCCACGCCGGCCGCGTCCGACCACGGCCAGGTGCTGGTCAGCTTGCGTCTCTACTAG
- a CDS encoding efflux RND transporter periplasmic adaptor subunit produces MRLETLPPQTQPTVRSRRWRTPAAILIVVALAGGGWTVLRSKPAPAPAPATTAAKEKKEIFELSTGDVAAVSSRSLAVSLPLSGSLAPLSSATIKSKVSGVVEATTLQEGMAVRAGQVLARVDQADLRARLQQQQAMLDEAQARLALATKNETNSQALLKQKYISQNAYDSTQNSVDLARASVKSASAMVELARIALNDGVIKAPIDGVVSKRHVQAGEKLALDMPVYSIVNLAEMILEAQVPASEIPRIKVGQDVKFRVEGYAQRDFHGKVARINPATEAGSRAMLVYIAVPNGDNALRAGMFAKGSIVTDRSAVAPIVPLAAVRSDKDGKHLVYKVEQGKLVAQPVKIGLRNEDEGYAEVTEGLQQGANVIVSRLDNLKPGAAVKLPAAASGTGSGAPPSAQAKAAEPAKG; encoded by the coding sequence ATGAGACTAGAAACTTTGCCTCCACAAACGCAGCCCACCGTCCGTAGCCGGCGCTGGCGCACACCGGCGGCCATCCTGATCGTGGTCGCACTGGCCGGCGGCGGCTGGACCGTCCTGCGCAGCAAGCCGGCGCCCGCGCCCGCCCCTGCCACCACTGCAGCCAAGGAAAAGAAAGAGATCTTCGAGCTGTCGACAGGCGACGTCGCCGCCGTCAGTTCCCGATCATTGGCGGTCAGCTTGCCCTTGTCCGGCTCGCTGGCGCCCCTGAGTTCCGCCACCATCAAGTCCAAGGTCTCGGGCGTGGTGGAAGCGACCACGTTGCAGGAAGGCATGGCGGTTCGCGCCGGCCAGGTGCTGGCCCGCGTCGACCAGGCCGACCTGCGCGCGCGCCTGCAACAGCAGCAGGCCATGCTGGACGAGGCGCAGGCCAGGCTGGCGCTGGCCACCAAGAATGAAACCAACAGCCAGGCGCTGCTGAAGCAAAAATACATCTCGCAAAACGCCTACGACTCCACGCAGAACTCGGTCGACCTGGCGCGCGCCTCGGTCAAGTCCGCCAGCGCCATGGTGGAACTGGCCCGCATCGCCCTCAACGACGGCGTGATCAAGGCGCCGATCGACGGCGTGGTCAGCAAGCGTCACGTGCAGGCCGGCGAAAAGCTGGCGCTGGACATGCCGGTCTACAGCATCGTCAACCTGGCGGAGATGATTCTGGAAGCGCAGGTGCCGGCCTCGGAAATCCCGCGCATCAAAGTCGGCCAGGACGTCAAATTCCGCGTCGAAGGCTATGCCCAGCGCGACTTCCACGGCAAGGTGGCGCGCATCAATCCGGCCACCGAAGCCGGCTCGCGCGCCATGCTGGTCTATATCGCCGTGCCGAATGGCGACAACGCGCTGCGCGCCGGCATGTTCGCCAAGGGCAGCATCGTCACCGACCGCTCGGCCGTGGCGCCGATCGTGCCGCTGGCCGCCGTGCGCAGCGACAAGGACGGCAAGCACCTGGTCTACAAGGTGGAACAGGGCAAGCTGGTGGCGCAGCCGGTCAAGATCGGCCTGCGCAACGAGGATGAGGGCTACGCCGAAGTCACCGAAGGCCTGCAGCAAGGCGCCAACGTCATCGTCTCGCGGCTGGACAACCTGAAGCCCGGCGCCGCCGTCAAACTGCCGGCCGCCGCCAGTGGCACCGGCAGCGGCGCGCCGCCATCGGCCCAGGCCAAGGCCGCTGAACCGGCGAAGGGCTGA
- a CDS encoding efflux RND transporter permease subunit, with protein MWITKVSIRNPVFATMVMVALMVLGLFSYRGLGLEAMPNISIPGAAIEVNYPGASPEAVENDITRPIEEAVNTVSGIKTLRANSWEGRAGVYVDFELSTDMDRAMQDLRDKVAQVRPRFPREAKDPFIVRFEGENAQPIAQIGLTASEHSLRDLSTIVDQIVAKRFQGVAGVGQVRTNGMAARQILIQLRPNDLTAQAVGVDEVLNAIQNTNTNLPAGFISYGASERLVRVEGKMKDPRDFNKIIVARRANGPVYLEQVATVEDGAQEELSISRINGQRAVTLDITKVQDANVVEVGRRIQQVAADLKKTLPADIKLEVLNDESLKVQSQLDNVKETIIEGAVLTMVIVFFFLHSWRSTIITGLTLPISVMASFIAMKAFGFTLNFLTLMALSLCIGLLIDDAIVVRENIVRHLGMGKNHRKAAEDGTNEIGLAVMATTFAIVAVFIPVAFMDGIIGRFFLQFGITVAVAVLVSLFVSFTLDPMLSSVWPDPVQDRFKYVPWLGRFMHWLEGGVEWLHVVYGKVLALALRWKKMTLLLAFALFAGSILLVPKIGGEMMPEQDNGWVNFMIKTPVGSSLEYTDNKMHQVEDALKAFPEIASVNTVVGTWDGRNTAQLDMKLLDRKLHKRRTQQQMEAAIRARLSQIAGITLSMGQKPIFIAILGTDEGKLDDVAHRLMDKMRKIKGIADLEYSQEGANPSTNIKINNELASDLGLTTQQIGAALRPFVAGDTTSHFLASDGQNYDVNVQLPKSGRQKVTDLADLSLASSKLGPDGRPIMVPLRQVVEFVPAFSPQVLKRQALQRRVAVYASTEGRPGGDVDSDVKKVMKEIELPAGVRFDVGGNAQSMAESMNSAMVALGIAVIFIYLVLASQFGSFLQPVAIMMSLPLSLIGVLVALLVTGSTLNIFSVIGFIMLMGLVTKNAILLVDFTNHAQKEGQNQYDALMTAGQVRLRPILMTTLAMVFGMLPMAIGMGDGGETQAPMGRAVIGGVLTSTLLTLVVVPVAYTYLDRWGKRCARFFKGKHEEEHVLREVA; from the coding sequence ATGTGGATTACCAAAGTCAGCATCCGCAACCCGGTGTTCGCCACCATGGTGATGGTGGCGCTGATGGTGCTGGGGTTGTTCTCGTACCGCGGCCTCGGGCTGGAAGCCATGCCCAACATCAGCATTCCCGGCGCCGCCATCGAGGTCAATTACCCGGGCGCCTCGCCGGAAGCGGTGGAGAACGACATCACCCGCCCGATCGAGGAAGCGGTCAACACCGTCAGCGGCATCAAGACGCTACGCGCCAACTCGTGGGAAGGCCGGGCCGGCGTCTACGTCGACTTCGAACTGTCGACCGATATGGACCGCGCCATGCAGGATCTGCGCGACAAGGTGGCGCAGGTGCGGCCGCGCTTCCCGCGCGAAGCCAAGGACCCGTTCATCGTCCGCTTTGAAGGCGAGAACGCGCAGCCGATCGCGCAGATCGGCCTGACCGCCAGCGAGCACTCGCTGCGCGACCTGTCGACCATCGTCGACCAGATCGTCGCCAAGCGCTTCCAGGGCGTGGCCGGCGTCGGCCAGGTACGTACCAACGGCATGGCGGCGCGCCAGATCCTGATCCAGCTGCGGCCCAACGACCTGACCGCGCAGGCGGTCGGCGTCGATGAAGTGCTGAACGCGATCCAGAACACCAACACCAACCTGCCCGCCGGCTTCATCAGCTACGGCGCCAGCGAGCGGCTGGTGCGGGTGGAAGGCAAGATGAAAGACCCGCGCGACTTCAACAAGATCATCGTGGCGCGCCGCGCCAACGGCCCGGTCTACCTGGAACAGGTGGCGACGGTGGAAGACGGCGCGCAGGAAGAGCTGTCGATCTCGCGCATCAACGGCCAGCGCGCCGTCACGCTGGACATCACCAAGGTGCAGGACGCCAACGTGGTCGAAGTGGGCCGCCGCATCCAGCAGGTCGCAGCCGACCTGAAGAAAACGCTGCCGGCCGATATCAAGCTGGAAGTGCTAAATGACGAATCCCTGAAGGTGCAAAGCCAGCTCGATAACGTCAAGGAGACGATCATCGAAGGCGCGGTGCTGACCATGGTGATCGTGTTCTTCTTCCTGCACTCGTGGCGCTCGACCATCATCACCGGCCTGACGCTGCCGATTTCAGTGATGGCCAGCTTTATTGCGATGAAGGCGTTCGGCTTCACGCTCAATTTCCTGACCCTGATGGCGCTGTCGCTGTGCATCGGCCTGCTGATCGATGACGCCATCGTGGTGCGCGAGAACATCGTGCGCCACCTCGGCATGGGCAAGAATCACCGCAAGGCGGCCGAAGACGGCACCAACGAAATCGGCCTGGCGGTGATGGCCACCACCTTTGCGATTGTCGCCGTGTTCATCCCGGTGGCCTTCATGGACGGCATCATCGGCCGCTTCTTCCTGCAGTTCGGGATCACGGTGGCGGTGGCGGTGCTGGTGTCCTTGTTCGTCTCGTTCACGCTGGACCCGATGCTGTCGTCGGTATGGCCGGACCCGGTGCAGGACCGCTTCAAGTACGTGCCGTGGCTGGGCCGCTTCATGCACTGGCTGGAAGGCGGCGTCGAATGGCTGCACGTGGTGTACGGCAAAGTGCTGGCGCTGGCGCTGCGCTGGAAGAAAATGACGCTGCTGCTGGCCTTTGCGCTGTTCGCCGGCAGCATCCTGCTGGTGCCGAAAATCGGTGGCGAGATGATGCCGGAGCAGGACAACGGCTGGGTCAACTTCATGATCAAGACGCCGGTCGGCTCCAGCCTGGAATACACCGACAACAAGATGCACCAGGTGGAAGACGCGCTGAAGGCGTTCCCGGAAATCGCCAGCGTCAACACCGTGGTCGGCACCTGGGACGGCCGTAACACCGCCCAGCTCGACATGAAGCTGCTCGACCGCAAGCTGCACAAGCGCCGCACCCAGCAGCAGATGGAAGCGGCGATCCGCGCGCGCCTGAGCCAGATCGCGGGCATCACGCTGTCGATGGGCCAGAAGCCGATCTTCATCGCCATCCTCGGCACCGACGAAGGCAAGCTGGACGACGTGGCGCACCGGCTGATGGACAAGATGCGCAAGATCAAGGGCATCGCCGACCTGGAATACAGCCAGGAAGGCGCCAATCCGTCGACCAACATCAAGATCAACAACGAGCTGGCCAGCGACCTGGGACTGACCACGCAGCAGATCGGCGCCGCGCTGCGGCCGTTCGTGGCAGGCGACACCACCTCGCACTTCCTGGCCTCGGACGGCCAGAACTACGACGTCAACGTGCAGTTGCCCAAGTCCGGCCGCCAAAAGGTGACCGACCTGGCCGACCTGTCGCTGGCGTCGAGCAAGCTAGGCCCGGACGGCCGGCCGATCATGGTGCCGCTGCGCCAGGTGGTGGAATTTGTGCCGGCCTTCAGCCCGCAGGTGCTCAAGCGCCAGGCGCTGCAACGCCGGGTAGCGGTGTACGCCAGTACCGAAGGCCGTCCGGGCGGCGACGTCGACAGCGACGTCAAGAAGGTCATGAAGGAAATCGAGCTGCCGGCCGGCGTGCGCTTCGACGTTGGCGGCAATGCGCAAAGCATGGCGGAATCGATGAACTCGGCGATGGTGGCGCTGGGTATCGCGGTGATCTTCATCTACCTGGTGCTGGCGTCGCAGTTCGGCAGCTTCCTGCAGCCGGTGGCGATCATGATGTCGCTGCCGCTGTCGCTGATCGGCGTGCTGGTGGCACTGCTGGTAACGGGGAGTACGCTGAATATCTTCTCGGTGATCGGCTTCATCATGCTGATGGGCCTGGTGACCAAGAACGCGATTTTGCTGGTGGACTTCACCAACCATGCGCAGAAGGAAGGCCAGAACCAGTACGACGCCCTGATGACCGCCGGCCAGGTGCGGCTGCGGCCTATCCTGATGACGACGCTGGCGATGGTGTTCGGGATGCTGCCGATGGCGATCGGCATGGGGGACGGCGGCGAAACGCAAGCGCCGATGGGCCGCGCGGTGATCGGCGGCGTGCTGACCTCAACCCTGCTGACGCTGGTGGTGGTGCCGGTGGCTTACACCTACCTGGACCGCTGGGGCAAACGCTGCGCGCGCTTCTTCAAGGGAAAACACGAAGAAGAACACGTGCTGCGTGAGGTAGCCTGA
- the xerD gene encoding site-specific tyrosine recombinase XerD: MAADNFALIDEFCDSLWLEDGLSKNTLEAYRRDMRLFAGWLEKKRPDVGGLLAVAAHDIESYIGARHEQGKATSSNRRLSVIRRFYQMLQRQRRIEDDPSLKLVSAKQPQRFVHTLSEAQVEALLAVPDVNTPLGLRDRTMLELMYASGLRVSELVDLKMLELSLNDGVLRVTGKGAKTRLVPFGQQARVWIERYVNGARGVILNGQQDDALFVTARGAGMTRQMFWVLIKKHALNAEIKTPLSPHTLRHAFATHLLNHGADLRVVQLLLGHSDISTTQIYTHVARERLKHLHAQHHPRG; the protein is encoded by the coding sequence ATGGCAGCAGACAACTTTGCTCTGATTGACGAGTTCTGCGACAGCCTGTGGCTGGAAGACGGGCTGTCGAAGAATACGCTGGAAGCCTACCGGCGCGATATGCGTTTGTTCGCCGGCTGGCTGGAAAAGAAGCGGCCGGACGTCGGCGGCCTGCTGGCGGTGGCCGCCCACGATATCGAAAGCTATATCGGCGCGCGCCATGAGCAGGGCAAGGCGACCTCGTCCAACCGGCGACTATCGGTTATCCGACGCTTCTACCAGATGTTGCAGCGGCAGCGCCGTATCGAGGACGATCCCAGCCTGAAGCTGGTGTCGGCCAAGCAGCCGCAGCGCTTTGTGCATACGCTGAGCGAAGCGCAGGTGGAGGCCTTGCTGGCCGTGCCGGATGTCAATACCCCATTGGGCTTGCGCGACCGCACCATGCTGGAGCTGATGTACGCCAGCGGCCTGCGGGTGTCCGAGCTGGTCGACCTGAAGATGCTGGAACTGAGCCTGAACGACGGCGTGCTGCGGGTGACCGGCAAGGGCGCCAAGACGCGGCTGGTGCCGTTTGGTCAGCAGGCGCGGGTCTGGATCGAGCGCTACGTCAATGGAGCGCGCGGCGTCATCCTCAACGGCCAGCAGGACGACGCGCTGTTCGTCACCGCGCGCGGCGCCGGCATGACGCGGCAGATGTTCTGGGTACTGATCAAGAAGCATGCGTTAAACGCGGAGATCAAGACGCCGCTGTCGCCGCACACATTGCGGCACGCGTTTGCCACCCATTTGCTGAACCACGGCGCCGACTTGCGTGTTGTTCAATTGCTACTGGGACACTCCGATATCTCGACCACGCAGATCTATACACACGTCGCCCGCGAACGCCTCAAGCATTTGCATGCGCAACATCATCCTCGCGGGTGA
- a CDS encoding methylated-DNA--[protein]-cysteine S-methyltransferase, with translation MKIQQGSELFAAVLAFPFGKLGVRTAQGMITELCYLPPHFEAKAPQDATAELLAYQVGKYCDDADFQFSLPLKRSGTEFQQKVWDELCAIPRGSTRTYGELARHLGSAPRAVGQACGANWFPVVVPCHRVTAATGLGGFSNSDDPNGYLLGIKRWLLAHEGSSEYAWQQTTLL, from the coding sequence ATGAAAATACAACAGGGTAGTGAGTTGTTCGCCGCCGTTCTGGCGTTCCCCTTTGGGAAACTGGGCGTTCGCACGGCTCAGGGCATGATTACCGAGCTGTGCTACCTGCCGCCCCATTTTGAGGCAAAAGCGCCGCAGGACGCGACGGCCGAATTGCTGGCTTACCAAGTAGGCAAGTATTGCGACGACGCCGACTTCCAGTTCTCCCTGCCGCTCAAGCGCAGTGGCACCGAGTTCCAGCAAAAGGTGTGGGATGAGCTGTGCGCGATTCCGCGCGGCAGCACGCGCACCTACGGCGAACTGGCGCGGCACCTCGGGTCGGCGCCGCGCGCGGTGGGGCAGGCGTGCGGCGCCAACTGGTTCCCGGTGGTGGTGCCATGCCACCGCGTGACCGCCGCCACCGGCCTGGGCGGCTTCTCTAACAGCGACGATCCCAACGGTTACCTGCTCGGCATCAAACGCTGGTTGCTGGCACATGAAGGATCGAGTGAATACGCATGGCAGCAGACAACTTTGCTCTGA